The following proteins are encoded in a genomic region of Verrucomicrobiia bacterium:
- the bioB gene encoding biotin synthase BioB produces the protein MAGPQITVKQFASRRARFEVSPADPRSGASTLDQSQVYNKVTGPHPERVTEVLRHDWTLEEIRGVHDTPLLDLVFRAAACHRERHDPREMQVCRLISVKTGACPEDCAYCAQSSRYQTGIAPERMLERDQVVAIAQQAKAAGVSRVCLGAAWREVRDNGQFDRVVDMVREVTGLGLEVCCTLGMLSEAQARRLEEAGLYAYNHNVDSSAGFYETIITTRAQADRLQTIENVRKTAVTVCSGGIIGMGEGVDDRLLMLQTLAAVRPHPESVPINILSRVPGTPLEAAGDVPFWDVLRMIATARILMPASDVRLTAGRANLNATEQALCFLAGANSIFSSETGFMLTSAVPSPSYDADGELLRVLGLQARAPFDNPNAPRAAALAEALAVPA, from the coding sequence ATGGCGGGACCTCAAATCACCGTGAAGCAGTTTGCCAGCCGCAGGGCGCGTTTCGAAGTCTCACCGGCGGATCCCCGGTCCGGTGCGTCAACCTTGGATCAATCCCAGGTTTACAACAAGGTGACGGGTCCACATCCTGAGCGCGTGACCGAGGTGCTGCGCCATGATTGGACCCTAGAGGAGATCCGGGGAGTCCATGACACGCCATTGTTGGATCTGGTTTTTCGCGCCGCGGCCTGTCACCGGGAGCGTCATGATCCGCGGGAGATGCAGGTCTGCCGTTTGATCTCGGTGAAAACGGGCGCCTGTCCGGAGGACTGCGCGTACTGTGCGCAGTCCTCGCGCTATCAGACCGGCATCGCCCCGGAGCGAATGCTCGAAAGGGATCAGGTGGTGGCGATTGCACAGCAGGCAAAGGCGGCGGGAGTTTCCCGGGTTTGCCTGGGTGCCGCGTGGCGGGAGGTTCGGGACAACGGGCAGTTTGACCGGGTGGTGGACATGGTGCGCGAGGTCACGGGGCTTGGGCTGGAGGTCTGCTGCACCCTGGGCATGCTGTCCGAGGCGCAGGCCCGGCGCCTTGAGGAGGCCGGCCTCTACGCCTACAACCACAATGTGGATTCCAGCGCCGGGTTTTATGAGACGATCATTACGACCCGTGCGCAGGCCGACCGTCTGCAGACGATTGAGAATGTCCGCAAAACGGCGGTGACGGTCTGCTCCGGGGGCATCATTGGCATGGGCGAAGGTGTGGACGACCGCTTGCTCATGCTGCAGACCCTGGCCGCGGTGCGCCCGCATCCCGAGTCCGTCCCGATCAACATCCTCAGCCGCGTTCCGGGAACGCCGCTGGAAGCGGCCGGCGACGTGCCCTTCTGGGACGTGCTCCGCATGATCGCCACGGCGCGGATCCTCATGCCGGCGTCCGACGTCCGCCTGACCGCCGGGCGCGCGAACCTGAACGCGACGGAGCAGGCGCTGTGCTTCCTTGCCGGGGCCAATTCGATCTTCTCGAGCGAGACCGGGTTCATGCTCACGTCCGCAGTGCCTTCCCCCAGCTATGATGCGGATGGCGAACTGTTGCGTGTTCTCGGCCTGCAGGCGCGCGCGCCGTTCGACAATCCCAACGCTCCGAGGGCGGCGGCGCTTGCGGAGGCTCTCGCCGTGCCGGCCTGA
- a CDS encoding cobalamin-binding protein produces the protein MEPLESSHRILSLLPAATELACALGAASRLVGRSHACDHPESIRGLPAVTASAVTVGASGPAIHQAVLGARERPRTLFRLDAGRVRSLKPDLILTQTQCAVCAVDLAEVEAMVAAWDGPAPRIVALCPGRLPDLWDDLHRVALALGLPDEGREVIQGLKTRLVNVLQQVALVEHRPRVACLEWLDPLMGTGHWIPELVELAGGLPVCGRAGEPSRRLDWTALADAEPEVIVAMPCGFDLERTCAELERLWSRIEWTLLPAVRAGRVAATDGNAYFTRPGPRLVDSIEVLAELLHPDLFPRPRHRDTGWRAVAR, from the coding sequence ATGGAGCCATTGGAGTCATCGCACCGGATTCTTTCGTTGCTGCCGGCGGCGACGGAACTGGCCTGTGCTCTGGGTGCGGCCAGCCGCCTCGTGGGCCGCAGCCATGCCTGTGACCATCCGGAATCCATCCGGGGTCTTCCGGCTGTTACCGCCTCGGCCGTGACCGTCGGGGCATCCGGACCGGCGATCCACCAGGCGGTGCTCGGGGCCCGGGAGAGGCCGCGCACGCTGTTTCGGCTGGATGCCGGGCGGGTCCGATCCTTGAAGCCGGACCTGATTCTGACCCAGACCCAGTGTGCCGTCTGTGCCGTGGATCTCGCCGAGGTGGAGGCAATGGTGGCGGCGTGGGACGGGCCGGCCCCCCGGATTGTCGCGCTGTGTCCGGGCCGGCTGCCGGATCTTTGGGATGACCTGCATCGGGTGGCCCTGGCGTTGGGTTTGCCGGACGAGGGGCGTGAGGTGATCCAGGGGTTGAAAACCCGCCTGGTGAACGTACTGCAGCAGGTGGCTCTGGTGGAACACCGGCCGCGGGTGGCCTGCCTCGAGTGGCTGGATCCGCTGATGGGAACCGGCCACTGGATTCCGGAACTGGTCGAACTGGCCGGCGGCCTGCCCGTCTGCGGGCGTGCGGGCGAACCGTCACGGCGTCTGGACTGGACCGCCCTGGCAGACGCGGAACCGGAGGTGATCGTGGCGATGCCCTGCGGATTCGATCTGGAGAGAACCTGCGCGGAACTGGAGCGGCTCTGGAGCCGGATCGAATGGACCCTGCTGCCGGCGGTGCGCGCCGGCCGCGTGGCGGCGACGGATGGCAACGCCTACTTCACACGTCCGGGCCCGCGGCTTGTGGACTCGATCGAGGTGCTTGCCGAGCTGCTGCACCCCGACTTGTTTCCGCGACCCCGGCATCGTGACACCGGATGGCGGGCGGTCGCCCGCTGA